From Amia ocellicauda isolate fAmiCal2 chromosome 12, fAmiCal2.hap1, whole genome shotgun sequence, a single genomic window includes:
- the LOC136764248 gene encoding E3 ubiquitin-protein ligase TRIM7 — protein MAQVQQDQMKKPQLKTANPTGETNIVTRLHFHAEGSIRECLSFGSFGSHSEEVTKVKESQSYGYGRPNLSLAQAATTKLKDVMKTSREALKKLLKGSSKNSRSKQAQNLDECKTIIAGAQSQEECKAIIRNLASELNRVSKHCAVLSRACESEDTISLEECREFILEWAEGLRNMAQVSAGKNPSNKSAEPKSAEQQEQAAASPSTPTQEPTLKDSQHILSEWAKSLGSRPKGSVCPGRDVAQVLQELGGQWKTGQLPNILPVLEFIMWSVIKESPQEGTVPQLWLSSKQRFRSQAAVKHIPDSVWKWIKQSSVDIKLDPKTANPDLKVSTDGKRVRMEEIVESKSNPRKEFRAPHKYDGWWCALGTEGFTSGRYYWEVNVRSKKDWRIGVVSESAPRNGFTDMNTRTGYWTLRLQHKEFRALSVPATHLPDSLAPSVVGVYLDLEEGQLSFYNVESSCHIYTFNEQIIGKVYPVFGTTETGMDLVISTPAPIEI, from the exons ATGGCTCAAGTGCAACAAGATCAGATGAAGAAGCCACAATTGAAGACAGCCAATCCGACTGGCGAGACCAACATCGTCACTCGTCTCCATTTTCATG CTGAAGGAAGCATCAGAGAGTGCCTCAGCTTTGGTAGCTTTGGCAGCCATAGTGAAGAAGTGACCAAAGTGAAAGAAAGCCAGTCATATGGCTATGGAAGGCccaacctcagcctggctcag GCTGCTACCACAAAACTGAAGGATGTCATGAAAACGTCCAGAGAGGCATTGAAGAAGTTATTGAAG GGATCCAGTAAAAACTCCAGAAGCAAACAAGCCCAGAACCTGGATGAGTGTAAAACCATCATTGCAGGAGCCCAGAGCCAGGAAGAGTGTAAAGCCATCATTAGAAATTTGGCCTCTGAGCTGAACAGAGTTTCTAAG CACTGTGCAGTTCTGTCAAGAGCCTGTGAGAGTGAGGACACCATCAGCCTAGAGGAGTGTCGAGAGTTCATACTGGAGTGGGCGGAGGGCCTTCGTAACATGgcacag GTTTCTGCAGGGAAAAACCCCAGTAATAAGTCAGCAGAGCCCAAGAGCGCTGAGCAGCAGGAACAGGCAGCAGCATCGCCCTCAACTCCTACCCAGGAACCCACTCTGAAGGACAGCCAGCACATCCTGTCTGAGTGGGCAAAGAGCCTGGGGTCAAGGCCTAAG GGCTCAGTGTGTCCAGGACGGGATGTGGCCCAGGTGCTGCAGGAGCTGGGGGGGCAGTGGAAGACAGGCCAGCTGCCCAACATCCTTCCAGTACTGGAGTTCATCATGTGGAGCGTGATCAAGGAGAGTCCGCAGGAG GGCACTGTTCCCCAGCTGTGGCTCTCCAGCAAGCAGAGGTTCAGGAGCCAAG CTGCTGTGAAGCACATCCCTGACTCAG tcTGGAAATGGATTAAACAATCATCAG TTGATATAAAGCTGGATCCCAAAACTGCAAATCCAGACCTTAAAGTCTCTACAGATGGGAAGCGGGTACGGATGGAAGAAATAGTGGAAAGCAAGAGCAATCCCAGAAAAGAGTTCAGAGCACCTCATAAGTATGATGGGTGGTGGTGTGCCCTGGGGACAGAGGGCTTCACCTCAGGAAGATACTACTGGGAGGTGAACGTCAGGAGTAAGAAGGACTGGAGGATTGGGGTGGTCAGCGAGTCTGCACCACGAAATGGGTTCACTGATATGAACACAAGGACAGGTTACTGGACTCTGCGTCTGCAGCATAAAGAgttcagagcactctctgtGCCAGCCACCCACCTTCCAGATTCACTGGCTCCTTCAGTGGTTGGAGTTTACCTGGACCTGGAGGAAGGGCAGCTCTCCTTTTACAATGTGGAAAGCAGCTGCCATATCTACACCTTTAATGAGCAAATCATAGGGAAAGTGTATCCAGTGTTTGGTACAACAGAAACAGGGATGGATCTAGTTATAAGTACCCCTGCTCCCATTGAGATATAG